The Daucus carota subsp. sativus chromosome 7, DH1 v3.0, whole genome shotgun sequence genome window below encodes:
- the LOC108194074 gene encoding uncharacterized protein LOC108194074, whose amino-acid sequence MTRDSEDTASNKSCFSGILRRILCTGSLPTHPSDSDIVPGSDDLILEKKNIQVKGQGTPGVVARLMGLESLPDIKWVPKDAVNLRSRSVRSADYFPQFHHLSEESQHRRVKTSVSFREIPTFLHQQNEDLFVVCFDKRDGNNASEDIKNLKSGSRSARGNMKERVAVKKKEKQQIKKRNVEPKKSYVKGSHVLPYYTKSNEVYIRSSPRIQKKRRTKAPNSYCEEQVSSGIKHARMRENRRTSSHARIGSSSSTGSCSESTTTTSEDSRKAGQNFFKQSKAAVTIGNQITESEGLVKSKVMNFYIKNLAEVCRLNEEDAESCHDWKWMKPESLKFDDSGDICLEFEQCILDTLLQQLVDELC is encoded by the exons atgACTAGAGATTCAGAGGATACAGCTTCCAACAAATCATGTTTCTCCGGTATCCTTCGACGGATTTTATGCACCGGAAGCCTTCCGACCCATCCATCCGACTCCGATATCGTCCCGGGGTCTGACGATTTAATTctggaaaagaaaaatattcaAGTTAAAGGTCAGGGTACCCCAGGAGTTGTGGCAAGACTAATGGGACTTGAGTCACTGCCAGATATAAAATGGGTTCCAAAGGATGCAGTTAATCTTCGAAGCAGATCAGTGAGGTCTGCAGATTACTTCCCACAGTTTCATCATTTATCGGAAGAATCACAGCACCGAAGAGTGAAAACATCGGTTTCTTTTCGTGAGATTCCAACCTTTTTGCATCAGCAAAATGAAGATCTTTTTGTGGTTTGTTTCGACAAAAGAGATGGTAACAATGCATCTGAAGATATCAAGAACTTAAAGAGTGGTAGTAGAAGTGCTCGCGGAAATATGAAGGAACGAGTAGCggtgaagaagaaagaaaaacaacAGATCAAGAAAAGGAATGTCGAACCAAAGAAAAGCTATGTGAAAGGGAGTCATGTATTGCCGTACTACACCAAATCAAATGAAGTTTATATAAGATCAAGTCCAAGAATACAGAAAAAGAGGCGGACAAAGGCACCAAATAGTTATTGTGAAGAGCAGGTCTCTAGCGGAATTAAGCATGCAAGGATGAGGGAAAATAGAAGGACCAGTTCTCATGCACGGATTGGATCTAGCTCCAGTACTGGTTCATGCTCTGAATCAACGACGACAACATCAG AGGATTCAAGGAAGGCGGGTCAAAATTTCTTTAAACAATCAAAAGCAGCAGTTACAATAGGAAATCAAATAACAGAGAGTGAAGGTCTAGTGAAGAGTAAAGTGATGAATTTTTACATAAAGAATTTAGCGGAAGTTTGCAGGTTAAATGAAGAAGATGCAGAAAGTTGTCATGATTGGAAATGGATGAAGCCTGAGAGCTTAAAGTTTGATGACAGTGGAGACATATGCTTAGAATTTGAACAATGTATTCTTGATACATTGCTTCAACAGCTGGTAGATGAACTTTGTTGA